From Streptomyces sp. NBC_01551:
CCGATCGAGTAGCGATTGAGCTCCGACCGCAGGGATTCTGCCAGTTCCGCCACACTGCTACGCTCGTACATGACAGCACAGAATAGCGCTACCCGCCCCAGCCCGATAGCAGTTCGGGGCCGGGCGGGCAGTCGCGCGAACTCCGGCACCGCCCTCGCCGCACTCGGCGTCGTCGCCTTCTCGCTGACCTTCCCCGCCACCGCCTGGGGCCTGGAGAGCTTCGGCCCCTGGTCGCTGGTCTCGCTGCGCAGCGTGCTCGCCGCGCTGATCGCGGGCGGCTTCCTGCTGGCCGGACGGGTGCCGCTGCCGGCCCGCGAGCACTGGGCGGGGCTCGCCGTCGTGGCCGCCGGGGTGGTGGTCGGGTTTCCGCTGCTCACCACGCTCGCCCTCCAGACGTCCACCACCTCGCACGCCGCCGTGGTGGTCGGCCTGCTGCCGCTGACCACCGCCGCCCTCGCGGCCCTGCGCACCGGGGTGCGCCCGCCCCGCCGGTTCTGGGCGGCGGCCGTCGCCGGAGCCCTGGTCGTGCTCGGCTTCACCCTCGGGCAGAGCGGCGGCGGCGTCTCGGCCGGCGACGGCTTCCTCGGCGCGGCCCTGCTGGTGTGCGCGGCCGGGTACACCGAGGGCGGGCGGCTGGCCCGCCGGCTGCCCGGCTGGCAGGTGATCGGCTGGGCCCTGGTGCTGTGCCTGCCGCTCAGCGCGGCCGGCTGCGTGCTCGGGCTCGCGTACGAGCCGGTGCACCTGACCGGCCACGGGCTGGCCGGGCTGGTCTGGGCCGCGGCCGGTTCCACCTTCCTCGGCCTGTACGTCTGGTACCGGGGGATGGCCGAGATCGGCCCGGCCCGGGCGAGCCAGCTCCAGCTCGCCCAGCCGCTGCTGACCCTGGTGTGGTCGGTGGCGCTGCTGGGCGAGCGGCTGTCGCCCGCCGCACCGCTGGCCGCCTGCGCGGTGCTGGTCTGCATCGCCGTGACCCAGCGGGTCAAATAGGGGCGATCCGCCCTAAACTGCTAACACCGGATCGGATCGGACCGCCACCGAGGAGGTCACTATGCGCGCGACCGAGGGCGACCAGTTGGTGCAGCACGGCAGGATCGTCGGGCAGCACGACAAGGTCGGCGAGATCACCCAGGTACTCGGCGAGAACGGCACCCCTCCCTACCGGGTCCGTTTCCAGGACGGCCACGAGGCCGTCATGTCCCCCGGCCCCGACTGCGTCGTGAAGCACCCGACGGAGCCCACGCACTGACTCAGCGCGGCGCCGCCGCGGTCGGGTAGTGGTCGGCGACCACCCTGGCCATCGCTCCATTGGGGTCCGCGACCACCTGCTTCGCCGAGAAGTAGCAGTGGCCGCGGACCTCGGGGTACCCCTTCGCGAACCGGAGGTGCCGCGACAGCTCCGCCGGATCGCGCCAGGCCGCCGTGGCACTGTCCGGGTCGCAGCGGTAGAGCGCCTCGCCGACGTAGAGCCGCACATTCGTGCCGGCGACGGTCCGCGCCCACCAGGGCACGAGGTCCGCGTAGTCGGCGCTCGCGTGTCCGATCTCCCAGTACGCCTGCGGCACGATGTAGTCGATCCAGCCCTCCCTGACCCACTTGCGGGTGTCCGCGTACAGGTCGTCGTACGTCGCGACGCCCGCCCGCGTGGGCGAGCCCTCCGGGTCCACGTTGGAGTTGCGCCAGACCCCGAACGGACTGACACCGAACCGCGCCGCCGGACGGACCTTCCTCACTCGCGCCGACATCTCGCTGACCAGCAAGTCGATGTTGTTCCTGCGCCAGTCCGCCCGGGAGTCGAAGGCGCCGCCGTACTCCTCGTACGCGTCGTCGTCGTCGAAGTAGTCGTCCTCGGCGGGGTACGGGTAGAAGTAGTCGTCCCAGTGCACCCCGTCCACCGCGTAGCGGGAGACGGCGTCGAGCATGGCCTCCTGGACGAAGCTCCGCACCTCGGGCAGGCCCGGGTTGTAGTAGGTCTTGCCGCCGTACTGGACCACCCACCCGGGATTGCGCAGGGCCGGGTGGCCGTCGGCCAGCCGGTCGAGGTCGGTGTGCTGGGCCACCCGGTACGGGTTGAACCAGGCGTGCAGTTCCAGCCCGCGGGCGTGCGCCTCGGCGACGGCGGTGCCGAGCGGGTCCCAGCCGGGGTCGCCGCCCTGTTCCCCCGTCAGCCATTCGCACCAGGGTTCCCGCGCCGCCGGCCACATCGCGTCGGCGGCCGGCCGGACCTGGAGGATCACCGCGTTCAGGCGCCGCCTGACGGCGGTGTCCAGCAGGGCGATCAGCTCGGACCGCTGCTTCGCGGCGGACAGCCCGGCCCGCGAGGGCCAGTCCACGTTCTGGACGGAGGCGATCCACATCCCCCGGAACTCGGCGGCGGCCAGCTGACCCCCGGCCCGCTCACCGGCCCTCGGCGCCGCACCCGCCGCAGCCGCACCCGCCGTGCTCGCCGCACCCGCCGGGGCCGCCGCCGCGCCCGTCGCCGCGACGGCAAGCGCCCCCGCCGCCCCCGTCAGCAGCCCGCGCCGCCCGATGTACTCCATGTGAGGACTCCACTCCGCTCGGTGACATTGTCCTGCTGGCGCCCAGCATGCCCGCCCCGGCCCGCCACGACGGTCAAGGTCGGGGGTAACGTCGGGGGGCGTGGCGGGCGCCGGAAAGCAGTTACCACTGTCGAGCACGGGGGACCCGCGATGGATGAGCAGCGAAAGGCACGATGTGACGGACCTCCCTACCGACATCGCACGCGTCGGCGTAGTGGGCTGTGGCCAGATGGGCGCGGGCATCGCGGAGGTGTGCGCCCGCAGCGGTCTTGAGGTGAAGGTCGCCGAGACCACCGGCGAGGCCCTGGAACTCGGGCGCACCCGGCTGCACAACTCCCTGACGAAGGCCGCCGAACGCGGCAAGATCAGCGAGGAGGAGCGGGACGCCACCCTGGCCCGCCTCACTTTCACCACCGACCTCGGCGAGTTCGCCGACCGCGACCTCGTCATCGAGGCCGTCGTCGAGAACGAGCAGGTCAAGACGGAGATCTTCCAGGTCCTGGACCAGGTGATCACCCGTCCGGACGCGATCCTCGCCTCCAACACCTCCTCGATCCCGCTGGTGAAGCTGGCCGTCGCGACCTCGCGGCCGGACCAGGTCATCGGCATCCACTTCTTCAACCCGGCCCCGGTGCAGAAGCTCGTCGAGCTGATCCCGGCGCTGACCACGGGCGAGGAGACGGTCAAGCGGGCCGAGGCCCTGGTGCGGGACGTGCTCGGCAAGCACGCGGTCCGCGCCCAGGACCGGTCCGGGTTCGTCGTCAACGCGCTCCTCGTCCCGTACCTGCTGTCCGCGATCCGGATGTTCGAGTCGGGCATCGCCAGCCGCGAGGACATCGACAACGGCATGGAGCTGGGCTGCGCCCACCCGATGGGCCCGCTCAAGCTGTCCGACCTGATCGGCCTGGACACCATCGCGTCGATCGCGGACTCGATGTACACCGAGTACAAGGAGCCGCTGTACGCCGCTCCCCCGCTGCTGCAGCGGATGGTCGACGCGGGCCGCCTCGGCCGCAAGACCGGCTCGGGTTTCTACCCGTACGGCTGACCCCCGTAACGGCCGCTAACCCAGCCTCAGGTGATGGAGCAGCAGGAGCCCGGCCGCCATGTTGGCGGCCGGGATCTCGCCGCGGGCGATCATGTCCGGCACCAGTTTGAGCGGGACCCATTCGCGGCGTGAGGACTCGAAGTCGTCCTCGGGGTGGCCCGTGTACGTGGCCCCGTCCGCCCAGTAGAGGTGGTGGCGGGCGTCGGTGAGCCCGTTGGAGGGCTCCACGGTCATCAGGTGGCGGAGCGGGCCGGGCCGCCAGCCCGACTCCTCCTCCATCTCGCGGGCGGCGGCCGCTTCGAGGGACTCGCCGTCCTCGACGACCCCCGCCGGCAGCTCCCAGCCCCAGCTGTCGGTGATGAACCGGTGCCGCCACAGCAGCAGCACCTCGTTGGCCCCGTTGACGGCCGTGGCGGCGGCGACCGGCCGCAGCCGGATCACGAAGTGGTCCAGGTGCCGCCCGTCCGGGAGCTCCACGTCCGCGAGGTTCACGTCGAACCAGCGGTTCTTGTACACGGTCCGCTCACTCAGGTTCGTCCACTGCACGGTTGTGCCACCTTCCGTTCGAGTAGGTGGCAACATGGCAGCAGTCCGGGCTGTCACAGGGGAACGCGCAGCGCCCCGTCGATGAGCTGTGCGGTCTCCTCCGCGCCGGCACAACCGCTGGTCAGAAGCTGTTCGCGGACCGCCCGCAGCCGCTCCCGCAGCCGGAGCGATTCCATCCCCTTGGCCCGTTCGGCCATCTCGGCCGCGGCCGCCACCGCCCGGTCGGCCTCGCCCTGGCGCAGCTGGATCTCGCACAGCATCGCCAGCCGGTGCACGCGCCCGCGATCGTGCGCCGGGGTGGCCGCGGCGGCCGCCGCCTGCTCGTGCGCGGCGTCCAGATCCCCCAGGCTCAGCAGCGCCTGAGCCACCTGTACGTTGACCAGCCCGGGCTGGACGTACCCCGTCTCGTCGGGCTCCG
This genomic window contains:
- a CDS encoding glycoside hydrolase family 10 protein, producing MEYIGRRGLLTGAAGALAVAATGAAAAPAGAASTAGAAAAGAAPRAGERAGGQLAAAEFRGMWIASVQNVDWPSRAGLSAAKQRSELIALLDTAVRRRLNAVILQVRPAADAMWPAAREPWCEWLTGEQGGDPGWDPLGTAVAEAHARGLELHAWFNPYRVAQHTDLDRLADGHPALRNPGWVVQYGGKTYYNPGLPEVRSFVQEAMLDAVSRYAVDGVHWDDYFYPYPAEDDYFDDDDAYEEYGGAFDSRADWRRNNIDLLVSEMSARVRKVRPAARFGVSPFGVWRNSNVDPEGSPTRAGVATYDDLYADTRKWVREGWIDYIVPQAYWEIGHASADYADLVPWWARTVAGTNVRLYVGEALYRCDPDSATAAWRDPAELSRHLRFAKGYPEVRGHCYFSAKQVVADPNGAMARVVADHYPTAAAPR
- a CDS encoding DUF1918 domain-containing protein; the protein is MRATEGDQLVQHGRIVGQHDKVGEITQVLGENGTPPYRVRFQDGHEAVMSPGPDCVVKHPTEPTH
- a CDS encoding DMT family transporter, whose product is MTAQNSATRPSPIAVRGRAGSRANSGTALAALGVVAFSLTFPATAWGLESFGPWSLVSLRSVLAALIAGGFLLAGRVPLPAREHWAGLAVVAAGVVVGFPLLTTLALQTSTTSHAAVVVGLLPLTTAALAALRTGVRPPRRFWAAAVAGALVVLGFTLGQSGGGVSAGDGFLGAALLVCAAGYTEGGRLARRLPGWQVIGWALVLCLPLSAAGCVLGLAYEPVHLTGHGLAGLVWAAAGSTFLGLYVWYRGMAEIGPARASQLQLAQPLLTLVWSVALLGERLSPAAPLAACAVLVCIAVTQRVK
- a CDS encoding NUDIX hydrolase produces the protein MQWTNLSERTVYKNRWFDVNLADVELPDGRHLDHFVIRLRPVAAATAVNGANEVLLLWRHRFITDSWGWELPAGVVEDGESLEAAAAREMEEESGWRPGPLRHLMTVEPSNGLTDARHHLYWADGATYTGHPEDDFESSRREWVPLKLVPDMIARGEIPAANMAAGLLLLHHLRLG
- a CDS encoding 3-hydroxybutyryl-CoA dehydrogenase, yielding MSSERHDVTDLPTDIARVGVVGCGQMGAGIAEVCARSGLEVKVAETTGEALELGRTRLHNSLTKAAERGKISEEERDATLARLTFTTDLGEFADRDLVIEAVVENEQVKTEIFQVLDQVITRPDAILASNTSSIPLVKLAVATSRPDQVIGIHFFNPAPVQKLVELIPALTTGEETVKRAEALVRDVLGKHAVRAQDRSGFVVNALLVPYLLSAIRMFESGIASREDIDNGMELGCAHPMGPLKLSDLIGLDTIASIADSMYTEYKEPLYAAPPLLQRMVDAGRLGRKTGSGFYPYG